A genome region from Pseudomonas sp. N3-W includes the following:
- a CDS encoding Lrp/AsnC family transcriptional regulator: MKLDAYDRKILAALQRDGRLSNVQLADEIGLSASPCLRRVRMLEEAGVIRGYQANLDRDEVGLGLTVFVGVKVERHNDERAEAFRLAVTALPEVISAFLVSGESDFLLQVVVPDLRAYDHFLTGQLLKLPGVSDIRSNFAIHTVKTPGVLPLGHLPL, from the coding sequence ATGAAACTCGACGCCTACGACCGCAAGATTCTCGCCGCCCTGCAACGGGATGGTCGCCTGAGTAATGTGCAGCTCGCGGACGAAATCGGCTTGTCCGCATCACCGTGTCTGCGCCGGGTGCGGATGCTGGAGGAGGCGGGGGTGATTCGCGGTTATCAGGCCAACCTGGACCGAGACGAAGTGGGACTGGGGCTGACGGTGTTTGTCGGGGTCAAGGTCGAGCGCCACAACGATGAACGGGCCGAGGCGTTTCGTCTGGCGGTGACGGCGTTGCCCGAGGTGATTTCGGCGTTTCTGGTGTCAGGGGAGTCGGATTTCCTGCTGCAAGTGGTGGTGCCGGACTTGCGCGCCTATGACCACTTTCTCACCGGACAATTGCTGAAGCTGCCGGGGGTGAGTGATATCCGCAGCAACTTTGCGATTCATACAGTGAAGACCCCAGGGGTGTTGCCGTTGGGG